A part of Gossypium hirsutum isolate 1008001.06 chromosome A07, Gossypium_hirsutum_v2.1, whole genome shotgun sequence genomic DNA contains:
- the LOC107952855 gene encoding ethylene-responsive transcription factor-like protein At4g13040, whose product MVSLRRRKLLGLCSGTSSFFTPLSRFFDNGNAPGNSSQSAKLVTVHPMPSDPIHMNGKSIPKVASGSPNVSGSGSSKEHHNQPFPGQPIKRRKRHRRKHVQNQEQCLMRGVYFKNMKWQAAIKVDKKQIHLGTVGSQEEAAHLYDRAAFMCGREPNFELSEEEKQELRKFKWEEFLAYTRRSITNKKYKRRLGKVEPQKRSEPAMENSEWDNKQGVNSFSASEEFGPDSSAS is encoded by the exons ATGGTGAGCTTACGCAGACGCAAGCTCCTGGGACTCTGCTCTG GGACGAGTTCCTTTTTTACTCCACTTTCTAGATTTTTCGATAATGGTAATGCCCCTGGAAATTCAAGTCAGAGTGCAAAATTGGTCACTGTGCATCCAATGCCCTCAGATCCCATCCACATGAATGGG AAAAGCATTCCTAAGGTTGCTTCTGGATCACCGAATGTCTCCGGCTCCGGCTCATCAAAAGAGCATCATAATCAACCTTTTCCTG GGCAACCGATCAAACGCAGGAAGCGACACAGGAGGAAGCATGTTCAAAACCAAGAACAATGTCTAATGAGGGGTGTATACTTCAAAAATATGAAATGGCAGGCTGCAATAAAAGTTGACAAGAAACAAATTCACTTGGGAACAGTTGGTTCACAAGAAGAAGCTGCCCATTTATATGACAG AGCGGCATTCATGTGTGGAAGGGAGCCGAACTTTGAACTCTCAGAGGAAGAGAAGCAAGAGCTTAGGAAATTCAAGTGGGAAGAGTTTTTGGCATATACTCGGCGATCAATTACAAATAAAA AATACAAGCGAAGGCTCGGGAAGGTGGAACCACAGAAGAGATCTGAACCTGCAATGGAGAACAGCGAGTGGGACAACAAACAAGGAGTGAATAGCTTCTCAGCTTCAGAAGAGTTCGGGCCAGACTCTTCAGCCTCATAA